In Lacrimispora indolis DSM 755, a genomic segment contains:
- the rimI gene encoding ribosomal protein S18-alanine N-acetyltransferase, which yields MVHEMRPEDVFGVYEIERICFSDPWSLESIKEGLESSLDTWLVQEEGGDLLGYCVFRIIAGEGELLRIAVLPEYRGRGLSKKLMDQLVEYSREKEAKSLSLEVRESNKKARNLYRSYGFKEETIRKNYYRDPEENAVIMWNRRI from the coding sequence ATGGTTCATGAAATGCGGCCGGAGGATGTGTTTGGAGTCTATGAAATAGAACGGATCTGTTTTTCCGATCCATGGTCCTTGGAATCCATCAAGGAAGGTTTGGAAAGCAGCCTTGATACCTGGCTGGTACAGGAAGAGGGGGGGGACCTGCTTGGGTACTGCGTCTTCCGGATCATTGCCGGGGAAGGGGAACTGCTTCGGATCGCCGTTCTTCCTGAATACAGGGGGAGGGGATTATCTAAGAAACTTATGGACCAGCTGGTGGAATATTCCAGAGAAAAGGAAGCAAAATCCTTGTCTTTAGAGGTCCGTGAAAGCAATAAAAAAGCCAGAAACCTTTATAGATCCTATGGTTTTAAAGAGGAGACCATCCGGAAAAATTATTACCGTGATCCTGAGGAAAATGCAGTCATCATGTGGAACCGCCGGATATGA
- a CDS encoding ribonuclease Z, whose product MLDICLLGTGGMMPLPYRWLTAMMARCEGSDLLIDCGEGTQIALKEKGWSPKPIDIICFTHYHADHISGLPGLLLTMGNAERTEPLTLIGPKGLERVVGALRTIAPELPFDLKFIELSENREQVKIGPYVIDAYRVNHNVVCYGYSISIPRKGRFDVDRANAAGIPQKFWSRLQKGETIVDGDRSLTPDMVLGPERRGLKVTYCTDTRPVPVIAEYAKEADLFICEGMYGEDGKETKAREYKHMTFYEAARLAKEAQPRQMWLTHYSPSLTRPEEYMEKVREIFPRAKAAKDAWTLELEFDEE is encoded by the coding sequence ATGTTGGATATATGTTTGCTGGGAACCGGAGGAATGATGCCGTTGCCGTACCGATGGCTGACAGCCATGATGGCCAGATGTGAAGGCAGTGATCTTCTCATCGATTGCGGAGAAGGAACCCAGATAGCGCTAAAGGAAAAGGGCTGGAGCCCGAAGCCCATTGACATCATTTGCTTTACCCATTATCACGCCGATCATATCAGCGGTCTTCCGGGGCTTCTCCTGACCATGGGAAATGCGGAAAGGACAGAACCCCTGACACTTATCGGGCCAAAGGGCCTGGAGCGTGTGGTGGGAGCCCTGCGGACCATTGCGCCGGAGCTGCCCTTTGATTTGAAATTTATCGAGCTTTCCGAAAACAGGGAGCAGGTAAAAATCGGGCCTTATGTGATCGATGCTTACCGGGTGAACCATAACGTGGTTTGTTATGGTTACTCCATTTCCATCCCCAGGAAGGGCCGGTTTGATGTGGACCGGGCCAATGCCGCCGGAATACCCCAGAAATTCTGGAGCCGCCTGCAAAAAGGAGAAACCATTGTAGACGGAGACAGGTCTTTAACTCCTGACATGGTCTTAGGGCCGGAAAGACGGGGGCTTAAGGTCACCTATTGTACGGATACAAGACCGGTTCCTGTGATTGCGGAATATGCAAAGGAGGCGGATCTTTTTATCTGCGAGGGCATGTACGGTGAGGACGGAAAGGAAACGAAAGCAAGAGAATATAAGCATATGACCTTTTATGAAGCTGCCAGGCTGGCAAAGGAAGCCCAGCCCAGGCAGATGTGGCTGACCCATTACAGCCCCTCCCTTACCAGGCCAGAGGAATATATGGAGAAAGTCCGGGAAATCTTTCCCCGCGCCAAAGCGGCAAAGGATGCCTGGACCTTAGAGCTGGAATTTGATGAGGAGTGA
- the tsaD gene encoding tRNA (adenosine(37)-N6)-threonylcarbamoyltransferase complex transferase subunit TsaD, producing the protein MKKNHTEEDVYILAIESSCDETAAAVVKNGREVLSNVISSQIALHTLYGGVVPEIASRKHIEKMNQVIEAALLEAGLRLEDMDAIGVTYGPGLVGALLVGVAEAKAIAYAAGKPLVGVHHIEGHVSANFIEHPDLEPPFLCLIVSGGHTHLVVVKDYGEFEILGRTRDDAAGEAFDKVARAVGLGYPGGPKIDLAAREGNPHAIKFPRAKVEGSIYDFSFSGLKSAVLNYINHANMMGEEINVADLAASFQNAVVDVLVSHTADAAKEYGFKKVAIAGGVASNSALREGMNLACKKAGISLYYPSPVYCTDNAAMIGTAAYYEYINGARAGWDLNAVPNLKLGER; encoded by the coding sequence ATGAAAAAGAACCATACAGAGGAAGATGTCTATATACTTGCAATTGAAAGTTCCTGTGATGAGACGGCGGCAGCTGTAGTAAAAAACGGAAGAGAGGTCCTTTCCAATGTGATCTCTTCCCAAATCGCCCTTCATACTTTATACGGAGGCGTTGTGCCGGAAATCGCATCCAGAAAGCATATTGAAAAAATGAATCAGGTCATAGAAGCAGCTCTTTTAGAAGCAGGGCTGCGCCTGGAGGATATGGACGCCATAGGCGTCACTTACGGTCCGGGCCTGGTGGGAGCTCTCCTTGTAGGCGTTGCTGAGGCAAAGGCCATTGCTTATGCTGCAGGTAAACCGCTGGTGGGAGTGCATCATATAGAAGGACATGTATCAGCCAACTTTATTGAGCATCCGGACCTGGAGCCGCCGTTTTTATGCCTGATCGTATCCGGCGGCCATACCCATCTTGTGGTTGTAAAGGATTACGGAGAATTTGAAATTCTGGGCCGTACCAGGGATGATGCGGCAGGAGAGGCCTTTGACAAGGTGGCAAGAGCGGTTGGCCTTGGATATCCGGGAGGTCCGAAAATTGATCTGGCAGCCAGGGAAGGAAATCCCCATGCCATTAAATTCCCCCGTGCAAAGGTGGAGGGAAGCATTTATGACTTCAGCTTCAGCGGTTTGAAGTCAGCTGTATTAAACTACATCAACCACGCCAACATGATGGGAGAAGAAATCAATGTGGCTGATTTGGCTGCCTCCTTCCAGAATGCGGTTGTAGACGTACTGGTGAGTCATACGGCAGATGCGGCAAAAGAATATGGATTTAAAAAGGTTGCCATAGCCGGAGGCGTGGCTTCTAACTCTGCCCTGCGGGAAGGGATGAACCTTGCCTGTAAAAAAGCCGGAATTTCCCTATACTATCCGTCACCCGTTTACTGCACCGATAATGCGGCCATGATCGGCACTGCAGCTTATTATGAGTATATCAATGGAGCGAGAGCCGGTTGGGATTTAAACGCGGTCCCCAACTTGAAACTGGGGGAGAGGTAA
- the ispD gene encoding 2-C-methyl-D-erythritol 4-phosphate cytidylyltransferase, with product MSKKHGQERESNRIESRGRTAAVILAAGKGTRMGSQVHKQYLELFGKPLLYYALHAFESSSIDEIILVTGPGEAGYCREEIIEKYGFRKVTAVTEGGKERYHSVYQGLKAVKNCDYVLIHDGARPCVTEEVIEAASNGARMYRACAVGMPVKDTIKVSDENEFASVTPDRNRLWLIQTPQAFEYGLVLQAYEKLMSSEEYQEVVTDDAMVVETMTQEKVKLIRGDYANIKITTPEDMEIAGVLIKRNHWEK from the coding sequence ATGTCTAAAAAGCATGGACAGGAAAGAGAAAGCAATCGGATAGAAAGCAGGGGAAGAACAGCAGCAGTCATATTGGCGGCAGGAAAAGGAACACGCATGGGAAGCCAGGTGCATAAGCAGTACTTGGAACTCTTTGGGAAACCTCTGCTGTATTACGCACTTCATGCTTTTGAAAGCAGTTCGATAGATGAAATCATCCTGGTGACCGGACCCGGAGAAGCCGGGTATTGCCGGGAGGAGATCATAGAGAAATACGGTTTCAGAAAGGTGACTGCGGTTACAGAGGGGGGAAAGGAACGGTATCATTCCGTATACCAGGGCCTTAAAGCAGTTAAAAACTGTGACTATGTGCTGATCCATGACGGAGCCAGACCCTGCGTCACCGAAGAGGTCATAGAGGCAGCTTCCAATGGAGCCAGAATGTACAGAGCCTGTGCGGTCGGAATGCCCGTTAAGGATACCATTAAAGTTTCCGATGAAAATGAATTTGCTTCCGTGACACCGGACAGAAACCGTTTATGGCTGATTCAAACTCCTCAGGCCTTTGAATATGGGCTGGTGCTTCAAGCTTATGAAAAGCTTATGTCATCGGAAGAATATCAAGAGGTAGTAACGGATGATGCCATGGTGGTGGAAACCATGACACAGGAAAAGGTGAAATTAATTCGGGGCGATTATGCCAACATAAAGATTACAACACCGGAAGACATGGAAATTGCCGGGGTGCTGATAAAAAGAAATCATTGGGAAAAATAA
- a CDS encoding helix-turn-helix domain-containing protein encodes MYIDFNFSKRLSELRAQKGVSARDMSLSLGQNPTYINKIENGLALPSMMGFFYICEYLDIEPAEFFSHGISSPAKVRELMEDAQHLNREQLEHLHLIVKDLLKSGGKK; translated from the coding sequence ATGTATATAGATTTCAATTTTTCAAAACGTCTTTCCGAGCTTAGAGCCCAAAAAGGCGTATCTGCACGCGATATGAGTCTGTCTCTTGGGCAGAATCCCACATATATCAATAAAATAGAAAATGGACTAGCTCTTCCGTCCATGATGGGATTCTTTTATATATGCGAGTATCTGGACATTGAACCAGCCGAATTTTTCTCCCATGGCATCAGCAGCCCGGCAAAAGTAAGAGAGCTGATGGAGGATGCCCAGCATTTAAACAGAGAGCAGCTTGAGCACCTTCATTTAATCGTAAAGGATCTTTTGAAATCAGGAGGAAAAAAATAA
- a CDS encoding serine hydrolase — protein sequence MKDEIIEKLERLPGKISFLYENLETGDGFSYHQQEPMMAASVIKLFVMAAAFEKEKRGTFSMDEMFSVKKEDRVPSCGALTYLHDGILVTGMDLVTLMIIFSDNTATNVLIDILGMEEINEIIRGLGFRQTLLQRKMYDMERSGRGIQNYITAHETGRLLKMMYNGVLIDRQSSKTMISILKNQQLCSKIPFYLQALSESPEIAHKTGEDTGITHDVGIVYGKEPFLVCFCGNETDTPAFERVMAEVSLDLYKETNKGI from the coding sequence ATGAAGGATGAAATAATAGAGAAGCTGGAAAGGCTTCCTGGGAAAATCAGTTTTTTATATGAGAATTTGGAGACAGGAGATGGATTTTCCTATCACCAACAGGAGCCGATGATGGCGGCCAGCGTTATCAAGCTGTTTGTCATGGCGGCCGCATTTGAAAAGGAAAAAAGGGGAACTTTTTCCATGGATGAAATGTTTTCCGTGAAAAAGGAGGACCGGGTTCCTTCCTGTGGTGCCCTTACCTATCTTCATGATGGAATTCTGGTGACGGGAATGGATCTGGTCACTTTAATGATCATTTTCAGCGACAATACGGCGACAAATGTTCTGATTGATATCCTTGGAATGGAGGAGATCAATGAAATAATCAGAGGACTTGGGTTCCGGCAGACTCTTCTTCAGAGAAAAATGTATGATATGGAAAGGTCAGGCCGGGGGATCCAGAATTACATAACTGCCCATGAAACAGGCAGGCTTTTAAAAATGATGTATAACGGGGTACTGATAGACCGGCAGTCCAGTAAAACAATGATATCCATTTTGAAGAATCAGCAGCTTTGCAGCAAGATTCCCTTTTATCTGCAGGCTCTTTCGGAAAGTCCGGAGATCGCTCACAAGACAGGAGAAGATACGGGCATTACTCATGATGTAGGAATTGTTTATGGAAAGGAACCTTTTTTGGTCTGCTTCTGCGGAAATGAGACGGATACTCCGGCTTTTGAGAGGGTCATGGCTGAGGTATCTCTGGATTTGTACAAGGAGACCAATAAAGGAATTTAG
- a CDS encoding dipeptide epimerase: protein MKIVKIETARVSIPLVTPFKTALRTVDSVNDIVVRITTDDGQTGFGEAPPTAVITGDTQGSIITAIEEFMAPALIGMEIENLDWIMRKLHGCILKNSSAKAAVDMAVYDLFAKSCKKPLYKVLGGGQREIETDLTISVNDVEEMVSDSLRATSQGFRILKIKVGKESRKDVERIKAIRQAVGPDIKLRIDANQGWSPKEAVRIIRTLEDMGIDMDLVEQPVNAHDFEGMKFVTSQVYTPILADESVFSPEDAIQIIRERAADLINIKLMKTGGIYEALKICAIAESFGVECMIGCMLESKIAVSAAAHLAAGKGIITRADLDGPSLCKEDPYTGGPVFEGPRILMGEEAGMGITRVPVFID from the coding sequence ATGAAGATTGTAAAGATAGAGACAGCAAGGGTCAGCATTCCTCTTGTGACACCGTTTAAGACAGCCCTTAGGACGGTTGACAGCGTAAATGATATTGTGGTGAGGATCACAACGGATGACGGTCAGACAGGGTTTGGTGAGGCGCCTCCTACTGCGGTGATCACAGGGGATACTCAGGGTTCTATCATCACTGCTATCGAGGAATTTATGGCTCCGGCCCTTATTGGCATGGAGATCGAGAATCTGGACTGGATCATGAGAAAGCTTCATGGCTGCATATTAAAGAACAGTTCTGCAAAGGCAGCTGTGGATATGGCTGTTTACGACCTTTTTGCAAAGTCCTGTAAGAAACCTTTGTACAAGGTTTTAGGAGGCGGACAGAGGGAGATTGAAACAGATTTAACCATCAGCGTCAATGATGTTGAGGAAATGGTCAGTGACAGCTTAAGGGCAACTTCCCAAGGTTTTCGCATCCTGAAAATTAAGGTAGGGAAAGAGAGCCGGAAGGATGTGGAGCGGATCAAGGCCATTCGCCAGGCGGTGGGACCGGATATCAAGCTGCGCATTGATGCCAACCAAGGCTGGTCCCCAAAGGAAGCGGTCAGGATCATCAGAACGCTGGAGGATATGGGAATTGACATGGATCTGGTGGAGCAGCCGGTAAATGCCCATGACTTTGAGGGAATGAAATTTGTGACCAGTCAGGTATATACTCCCATCCTGGCAGATGAGAGCGTTTTTTCTCCTGAGGATGCCATACAGATTATCCGGGAAAGAGCAGCGGATCTGATTAATATTAAGCTTATGAAGACAGGGGGCATTTATGAAGCCTTAAAGATCTGTGCCATTGCGGAGAGCTTTGGCGTGGAGTGCATGATTGGATGTATGTTGGAGAGCAAGATTGCAGTCAGTGCTGCGGCCCATTTGGCGGCAGGAAAGGGAATTATTACCAGGGCAGATTTGGATGGTCCATCTCTGTGTAAGGAAGATCCCTATACAGGAGGTCCGGTTTTTGAGGGTCCCAGGATTCTTATGGGGGAAGAGGCTGGAATGGGTATTACCAGAGTTCCCGTGTTTATTGACTGA
- a CDS encoding peptide ABC transporter substrate-binding protein: protein MKKRRLIASMLCAVLTASVALSGCGGKTGGSSQGAGKETEAGGGSAAPTVYTRLYGSEATTVNYLVTSSQNDHWLPANTIDTLIEYDNKGQIKPGLATEWEHDEAALTWTFTLREAKWVDHTGAEAAGVTAQDFVDAMKYELTPEYESANVQNLFGVIANAEKYYNGLVYNGGADEDGNVWEPIDFSEVGVKAVDEHTLVYTLEEEVPYFLSSLAYVVYMPAYGPQLEELGKEFGTGADKMYYNGAYYLAEFSPQERQIMKKNPLNYDADMVYIDEIHRVYNAEYNTIGPEMVKRGEVDYAEIPADILDDWLNGEDTKNLISRERPRTSYSYFYSFNFNPQFDAQYEPDNWKKAVNNENFRKSLFAALNKVNPIAITDANAPEDFAINSITPANFTFNADGEDFTTVGDMASLGQTFDETKAKEYRDLAKTELEAEGTTFPVKVLMPYNPSELNWDKECQIVEQQMEALLGSDYIDIIVEAGPADGFLTEVRRNGKFAFMKCNWGADYADPETWTDPFYQKKGEEGYDLGYKYGNIAKAIEEGTPSAEAASEYFTLVEEAKSLKTDINSRYEAFAKAEASLINHALVIPFSITVSRYVADTLNVFDGQYAPFGVSNLRYKGQTINDHYISMDEFKANQEANEK from the coding sequence ATGAAGAAGAGAAGATTAATCGCTTCTATGCTATGTGCTGTTCTTACTGCTTCCGTGGCTTTAAGCGGATGCGGAGGAAAGACGGGAGGCAGTTCCCAGGGCGCAGGAAAGGAAACTGAGGCAGGTGGAGGAAGCGCAGCTCCTACAGTTTATACCAGACTGTATGGATCTGAGGCTACCACAGTGAATTACCTGGTTACCTCATCACAGAATGATCACTGGCTGCCTGCAAATACCATCGACACCCTGATTGAATATGACAACAAGGGACAGATTAAGCCGGGGCTTGCTACCGAATGGGAGCATGATGAAGCTGCTCTGACCTGGACCTTTACTCTGAGGGAAGCTAAATGGGTTGATCATACAGGTGCTGAGGCAGCTGGCGTGACTGCCCAGGATTTTGTGGATGCTATGAAATATGAGCTGACTCCTGAGTATGAAAGTGCAAATGTACAGAACCTTTTCGGTGTTATTGCTAATGCGGAAAAGTATTATAACGGTCTTGTTTACAATGGCGGTGCTGACGAGGACGGCAATGTGTGGGAGCCTATTGATTTCTCTGAAGTAGGTGTGAAGGCAGTTGATGAACATACACTGGTCTATACTTTGGAAGAAGAGGTTCCATACTTCCTTTCTTCTCTTGCCTATGTGGTATATATGCCTGCTTATGGCCCGCAGCTTGAGGAGCTTGGCAAGGAGTTCGGAACCGGTGCTGATAAGATGTATTATAATGGTGCATATTATCTGGCAGAGTTTTCTCCGCAGGAAAGACAGATCATGAAAAAGAATCCTCTGAATTATGATGCGGATATGGTATACATAGACGAGATCCACAGAGTCTACAATGCAGAGTATAATACCATTGGGCCTGAGATGGTAAAGCGGGGAGAAGTGGATTATGCAGAGATTCCTGCAGATATTCTGGATGACTGGTTAAATGGTGAGGATACCAAGAACTTAATCAGCCGGGAAAGACCGAGAACCAGCTATTCTTACTTCTACAGTTTTAACTTTAATCCTCAGTTTGACGCTCAGTATGAGCCGGATAACTGGAAAAAGGCTGTAAATAATGAAAACTTCCGTAAGTCCTTATTTGCAGCGTTGAATAAGGTAAACCCAATTGCAATTACAGACGCCAATGCGCCTGAAGATTTTGCTATCAATTCCATTACACCGGCTAACTTTACCTTTAATGCAGATGGTGAAGATTTTACGACAGTAGGTGATATGGCATCTCTGGGACAGACCTTTGACGAGACAAAGGCAAAGGAATACCGGGATTTGGCAAAGACAGAGCTGGAGGCAGAAGGAACAACATTCCCTGTAAAGGTTCTGATGCCTTATAATCCTTCTGAGCTTAACTGGGATAAAGAGTGCCAGATCGTAGAACAGCAGATGGAAGCACTTCTCGGATCAGATTACATTGACATTATTGTTGAGGCAGGTCCTGCAGACGGATTCTTAACAGAAGTACGCCGCAACGGCAAGTTTGCATTTATGAAGTGCAACTGGGGTGCTGATTATGCAGACCCGGAAACCTGGACAGACCCATTCTACCAGAAAAAAGGGGAAGAAGGATATGATCTGGGATATAAGTATGGAAATATTGCAAAGGCCATTGAAGAGGGAACTCCTTCCGCAGAGGCAGCTTCGGAATATTTTACTCTGGTAGAGGAAGCTAAGAGCCTTAAGACAGATATTAATTCCCGTTATGAGGCTTTTGCCAAGGCAGAGGCAAGTCTTATTAACCATGCTCTTGTTATTCCTTTCAGTATTACTGTCAGCAGATATGTTGCAGACACCCTGAATGTATTTGACGGTCAGTATGCACCATTTGGTGTATCTAACCTTCGCTATAAGGGACAGACCATCAATGATCATTACATTTCCATGGATGAGTTTAAAGCCAACCAGGAAGCAAATGAAAAATAA
- a CDS encoding ABC transporter permease, whose translation MIKYLGKRIARSLLTLVIILTVVFCLLRLMPIEGYFQNFDKMTEKQIQVGLKEMGLTDPLPVQVLRFFKDILRGDLGMSRIYRANVPVSQVLADKIPVSIKLGSWSMVVSLLAGLPMGALMARYKYRWFDRIGTLFIVCIQAVPAAVYFLYIQLYGTKLLNVGLLFQINDPKYWVLPVISMSLGNIAFYGMWLRRYMVDESNKDYVKLAKAKGMSEGSVMFKHIFRNAFVPLAQYIPTAFLNTVIGSIYIESLYSIPGMGGLLVTVIKKHDNTMVQGIVLLYACVGVLGLLFGDLLMVLLDPRISLGKKEGDR comes from the coding sequence ATGATAAAGTACTTAGGAAAAAGAATCGCCCGTTCACTTCTTACACTGGTCATTATTCTGACTGTGGTCTTTTGTCTGCTTCGTCTGATGCCCATTGAAGGGTATTTCCAGAATTTCGATAAAATGACAGAAAAGCAAATACAGGTTGGCTTAAAGGAAATGGGGCTGACTGACCCTCTTCCGGTTCAAGTTCTTCGCTTTTTCAAGGATATTCTTCGGGGAGATTTAGGCATGTCCAGAATTTACAGGGCCAATGTTCCTGTGTCACAGGTTTTGGCTGATAAGATTCCTGTTTCCATTAAATTGGGGTCCTGGTCCATGGTGGTGTCTCTTCTGGCGGGACTTCCTATGGGCGCTTTGATGGCCAGGTATAAATACCGGTGGTTTGACCGGATCGGAACCCTTTTTATTGTCTGCATCCAGGCGGTGCCGGCGGCGGTTTATTTTTTGTATATCCAGCTTTATGGAACTAAGCTGCTTAATGTGGGACTGCTGTTTCAGATCAATGACCCTAAATACTGGGTGCTTCCGGTAATTTCCATGTCTCTTGGAAACATCGCTTTTTACGGCATGTGGCTGAGACGGTATATGGTGGATGAAAGCAATAAGGATTATGTGAAATTAGCTAAGGCAAAGGGAATGTCTGAGGGAAGTGTGATGTTTAAGCATATTTTCCGTAATGCCTTTGTGCCTTTGGCTCAGTATATTCCCACGGCATTTTTAAATACGGTGATCGGTTCTATTTATATTGAGTCTCTTTACAGCATTCCGGGAATGGGAGGTCTGCTGGTTACTGTAATTAAAAAGCATGATAATACCATGGTTCAGGGAATTGTTCTGCTCTATGCCTGTGTAGGCGTTCTGGGACTTTTGTTTGGAGATTTACTTATGGTGCTGTTGGACCCCAGAATCAGTCTGGGAAAGAAGGAAGGTGACAGATGA
- a CDS encoding ABC transporter permease, translating to MMKQFSYRHSKEAEFMETVEEAELFSFQEFNEMEVEKTGYSNYSYWNSTLHAFLKNRGAFILLILLALLLAFTFIQPYLPGQYDPNKIINDASGMQFRNVPPGEEFILGTNSIGQDLWARIWAGTRTSLMIGLSVALAEAVIGITVGVIWGYVRKADFILTEVYNIIDNIPNTIVLILISYILKPSIKTLVFAMCLTGWIQMARFIRNQILIIRDRDYNVASRCLGTPVSRIIIKNLLPYLVSVIMLRMALTIPAAIGNEVFITYIGLGLPVNIPSLGNLINEGRALITSPALRYQLVYPTIILSFVTISFYIIGNAFSDAADPKNHV from the coding sequence ATGATGAAGCAGTTTTCATACCGCCACTCAAAGGAAGCAGAATTTATGGAGACCGTGGAGGAGGCAGAGTTATTCTCTTTTCAGGAATTCAATGAGATGGAAGTGGAGAAGACGGGGTACAGCAATTATTCTTACTGGAACAGCACTCTTCATGCCTTTCTGAAAAACCGGGGAGCCTTTATCCTTTTGATACTTTTAGCGCTTCTTCTGGCGTTTACTTTTATCCAGCCCTATTTACCGGGGCAGTACGATCCTAATAAAATCATCAATGATGCGTCGGGAATGCAGTTTCGAAATGTGCCTCCGGGAGAGGAATTCATTTTGGGAACCAACTCCATCGGACAGGACTTGTGGGCCAGAATCTGGGCGGGGACAAGAACCTCTCTGATGATCGGCTTGTCAGTGGCTCTTGCAGAGGCTGTTATCGGCATCACCGTAGGCGTGATCTGGGGTTATGTGAGGAAAGCAGACTTTATTTTAACAGAAGTTTACAACATCATTGACAATATTCCAAATACGATTGTCCTGATTCTGATTTCTTATATTTTAAAGCCCAGCATTAAGACTCTGGTGTTTGCCATGTGTCTTACCGGCTGGATTCAGATGGCCCGGTTTATCCGGAACCAGATTCTCATTATCAGGGACAGGGATTATAATGTTGCCAGCCGTTGCCTGGGAACTCCGGTGAGCCGGATTATTATTAAGAACCTGCTGCCATATCTGGTGTCGGTTATTATGCTGAGAATGGCTCTTACCATTCCTGCTGCCATTGGAAATGAGGTGTTTATTACCTATATCGGTCTGGGACTTCCGGTCAATATCCCCAGCCTTGGAAATCTGATCAATGAGGGAAGGGCATTGATCACCAGCCCGGCTCTGCGGTATCAGCTGGTTTATCCTACCATCATCCTTTCATTTGTCACCATTTCCTTTTATATCATCGGCAACGCTTTCTCCGATGCTGCTGATCCCAAGAACCACGTTTAA
- a CDS encoding ABC transporter ATP-binding protein: MNQEKILEVKDLDIKFELRGKTLHAIRGISLDLYKGEILAIVGESGSGKSVFTKSFMGLLEKNGRVDGGNAVYYGSDDGKEITLTNVKRERDWLNIRGHEIAMIMQDPMTSLNPLKTIGVQIMEAVLIHQKVNRAEAKKRTLKYLTDVGIQDPERRFSQYPHEFSGGMRQRVVIAIAIACNPQILICDEPTTALDVTIQAQILDLLKELRHKYKLSVILITHDLGVVANIADRVAVMYAGDIVEIGTCEDIFYDPRHPYTWALLSSLPQVGVKGTDLFSIPGTPPNLYTEVKGDAFAPRNPKALKIDFVKQPPYFEVSPTHKAKTWLLDPRAPKLDPPEVVAKIRNGGLI; encoded by the coding sequence ATGAATCAAGAGAAGATTTTAGAAGTAAAGGACCTGGATATTAAGTTTGAGCTGAGGGGGAAAACCCTTCACGCTATTCGCGGAATATCCCTGGATTTATATAAGGGAGAAATTCTGGCTATTGTGGGGGAATCGGGAAGCGGAAAGTCTGTGTTTACCAAGTCCTTTATGGGGCTTTTGGAGAAAAACGGGCGTGTGGATGGAGGAAATGCCGTTTATTACGGGTCTGATGACGGGAAGGAAATAACCCTCACTAATGTGAAGAGGGAAAGGGACTGGCTTAATATCCGGGGGCATGAGATTGCCATGATCATGCAGGATCCTATGACCAGTTTGAATCCTTTAAAGACCATTGGGGTACAGATTATGGAGGCCGTGCTCATTCACCAGAAGGTGAATCGGGCGGAGGCTAAGAAGCGTACCCTTAAATATCTGACGGACGTAGGAATTCAGGACCCGGAAAGGCGTTTTTCCCAGTATCCTCATGAATTTTCGGGGGGAATGAGGCAGAGGGTGGTAATCGCCATCGCCATTGCCTGCAATCCTCAGATTCTCATTTGCGATGAGCCTACTACGGCTCTGGATGTTACCATTCAGGCTCAGATTTTGGATTTGCTTAAGGAACTGCGCCATAAGTATAAATTGTCTGTTATTTTGATCACCCATGATCTGGGAGTGGTGGCTAATATTGCGGACCGGGTGGCTGTTATGTATGCCGGTGATATTGTGGAGATCGGTACATGCGAGGATATTTTTTATGATCCAAGGCATCCCTATACCTGGGCTCTGCTTTCTTCTTTGCCTCAGGTGGGAGTAAAGGGAACAGATCTCTTTTCCATTCCGGGCACTCCGCCCAATCTCTATACAGAGGTAAAGGGAGATGCATTTGCGCCCAGAAATCCCAAAGCCCTTAAGATTGATTTTGTAAAGCAGCCCCCTTATTTTGAAGTATCGCCTACCCATAAGGCCAAGACCTGGCTGCTGGACCCGAGGGCGCCTAAGCTGGACCCGCCTGAAGTGGTGGCTAAAATCAGGAATGGAGGTCTGATCTGA